A DNA window from Synechococcus sp. UW179A contains the following coding sequences:
- the rfbG gene encoding CDP-glucose 4,6-dehydratase, whose product MSSFSGLKVFVTGHTGFKGAWLASWLLRLGANVDGYALPPCYENSLFETLDLEKKLHHTEGDIRDYECLSQAITKSQPDVIFHLAAQAIVSTSYLKPIETISTNVIGTANLLDCIRKIKKSTQTVLITSDKSYFNAEWPWGYRETDRIGGKDIYSGSKGAAEIIIQSYLESYFKNPKPHSIAVARAGNVIGGGDWASDRLIPDIYRSWASNLPVEIRCPQSTRPWQHVLEPIGGYLKLAYLLRSNTCLHGEAFNFGPSFQENKTVLNLITDLANLSDVSPPGDPYLISDNIPFDESSLLKLNCDKAQMFLKWNAVLSYSMTLKYVQEWYDCYMNDPSGCAYLVDKQISNYTSLINEKFLSP is encoded by the coding sequence ATGTCATCATTCAGCGGCTTAAAAGTTTTCGTTACCGGGCATACTGGTTTTAAAGGTGCTTGGCTTGCTAGTTGGCTCTTAAGGCTTGGTGCAAACGTTGATGGTTATGCACTACCTCCGTGTTACGAGAACTCGCTGTTTGAGACTTTAGATTTAGAAAAAAAATTGCATCACACTGAAGGAGACATACGTGATTATGAGTGTCTATCTCAAGCAATTACTAAATCTCAACCAGACGTCATTTTTCATTTGGCAGCTCAGGCTATTGTTTCTACTTCATACTTAAAGCCTATTGAAACCATAAGCACGAATGTTATTGGTACAGCAAATTTATTGGACTGCATAAGAAAAATCAAAAAAAGCACACAAACGGTATTAATAACAAGTGATAAATCTTATTTCAATGCTGAATGGCCATGGGGTTATCGAGAAACAGATAGAATCGGAGGCAAGGATATTTATAGTGGATCAAAAGGTGCCGCTGAAATTATTATTCAATCTTATCTAGAGTCTTATTTTAAGAATCCAAAACCGCATTCGATAGCAGTAGCTCGAGCAGGGAATGTTATAGGAGGTGGTGATTGGGCCTCTGACCGCCTTATTCCAGATATTTATAGATCTTGGGCGTCCAACTTGCCAGTTGAGATTAGATGCCCTCAATCTACGCGGCCATGGCAGCACGTTTTAGAGCCTATCGGTGGTTATCTTAAACTCGCTTACTTATTGAGATCTAATACTTGTTTGCATGGTGAGGCATTTAATTTTGGGCCCTCCTTCCAAGAAAACAAAACAGTACTAAACCTTATCACTGATTTAGCGAACTTGAGCGACGTGTCCCCGCCAGGAGATCCTTATTTAATCAGTGATAATATACCGTTTGACGAATCATCATTATTAAAGTTGAATTGCGATAAAGCCCAAATGTTCCTTAAATGGAACGCGGTCTTGTCCTATTCGATGACTTTGAAGTATGTGCAAGAGTGGTATGATTGCTATATGAATGATCCCTCAGGTTGTGCATATCTTGTTGATAAGCAAATCTCAAATTACACATCTTTGATAAATGAAAAGTTCCTCTCTCCCTAG
- a CDS encoding polysaccharide biosynthesis/export family protein, translating into MLNIRYLTVIASGALLVLQPVAVNTQQIIEIEESTTRQKPLPLEQRAQISYDTYILGPGDGLQIELLDLPELSGTFSIGPDGTLYLPRLRALYVEGLTIEELRYFLTQQFKTYVRNPQVYVRPVTYRPIRVFVGGEVRRPGYYTLSGVQNIVEDVTSNNLTDVDTGINALGQGVTSKRSTLTSGSSSGNLFPTVFDAIRTAQGVTPYSKLSEVQVTRRQAYGLGGGRIRTNLDFLSLITEGNESQNIRLFDGDVISVAKSPVVLRNQLLMAGKSNLSPQFMEVFVTGRVNNPGGVTIPQGSSLNQAISLAGGVKLLKGKVEFVRFNREGTIDRRIFAYQPGAAADAANNPVLAAGDLIRVQDSILSGSISVFNELTGPFVGLYSVYSLFNEAGQ; encoded by the coding sequence TTGCTGAATATCCGTTACCTGACCGTCATCGCTTCGGGAGCCCTGCTAGTCCTGCAACCTGTCGCAGTGAATACTCAGCAGATTATTGAAATAGAAGAGTCAACGACTAGGCAAAAACCTCTCCCTTTAGAACAGCGAGCTCAGATCTCCTACGACACCTACATTCTTGGCCCAGGCGACGGGCTTCAGATCGAGTTGCTTGATCTGCCAGAGCTCAGCGGAACGTTTTCGATCGGTCCCGACGGGACCCTCTATCTGCCCCGCTTACGCGCATTATACGTGGAGGGACTCACCATTGAGGAACTTCGGTACTTCCTCACTCAGCAGTTCAAAACCTATGTGCGTAACCCTCAGGTGTATGTGCGTCCCGTTACGTACCGGCCGATCCGCGTCTTCGTAGGAGGAGAAGTAAGACGACCTGGGTACTACACCCTCAGTGGTGTACAGAATATCGTCGAAGATGTGACTTCAAATAATTTAACTGATGTCGACACTGGAATAAATGCTCTAGGACAAGGCGTAACCTCAAAAAGATCGACACTTACTAGTGGAAGTAGTAGCGGGAATCTCTTCCCAACTGTATTTGACGCCATCCGCACTGCTCAGGGCGTAACGCCCTACTCCAAACTTTCAGAAGTACAGGTCACTCGAAGACAAGCCTATGGACTTGGCGGAGGCCGCATAAGAACAAATCTAGACTTTCTTTCTCTAATTACAGAAGGTAACGAGTCACAGAATATCAGACTTTTTGATGGCGATGTAATCAGCGTAGCCAAAAGTCCCGTAGTACTTCGCAACCAGCTACTCATGGCTGGAAAATCAAATTTAAGCCCACAATTCATGGAGGTCTTTGTTACCGGTAGGGTCAATAATCCAGGAGGTGTAACTATTCCTCAAGGCAGCTCACTCAATCAAGCGATTTCGTTGGCTGGCGGGGTCAAATTACTAAAAGGTAAAGTCGAATTTGTGCGATTCAACCGAGAAGGCACTATCGACAGAAGAATATTTGCCTATCAACCCGGTGCAGCTGCAGATGCAGCCAATAATCCAGTTTTGGCAGCTGGTGATTTAATTCGAGTCCAGGATTCCATCTTGAGCGGGAGCATAAGTGTATTTAATGAGTTAACCGGTCCCTTCGTTGGCCTTTATTCCGTTTATTCACTTTTCAATGAGGCTGGGCAATGA
- a CDS encoding WxcM-like domain-containing protein: MSQESSYSVGTDCLISDKVIIEHGAIICDRVIIDGENIIIQSLARIDAGSIVSGDLSIGTGAWVRAGSVVHESVPANAIVEGNPAQIVGYQASVHEGSLTQTKLVDIFSINDDTRPLVVNLGVELCALYLMRKIKDSRGSLSVGEVPTEVPFFPQRYFIVYDVPSRELRGEHAHRECEQFLICLHGSCRVLLDNGKDRCEVILDRPDMGVYMPAMIWGTQYRYSENAVLLVFASMAYNSDDYIRSYNEFVALKNNHLLRH; encoded by the coding sequence ATGAGTCAAGAGTCGAGTTATTCAGTAGGTACTGATTGCCTTATTTCAGATAAGGTCATAATTGAGCATGGGGCAATTATATGTGATCGTGTGATAATTGATGGTGAAAATATTATAATTCAATCTTTGGCAAGGATTGATGCTGGTTCCATCGTAAGCGGTGACTTAAGCATCGGCACTGGAGCCTGGGTTCGTGCTGGTTCCGTTGTACACGAATCAGTTCCTGCAAATGCAATTGTCGAGGGGAACCCCGCACAGATTGTGGGATATCAGGCTTCAGTACATGAGGGAAGTTTAACTCAAACAAAATTGGTTGACATTTTTTCGATTAATGATGACACTCGACCATTAGTGGTTAATTTAGGTGTTGAATTATGTGCATTATATTTAATGAGAAAGATTAAAGATTCGCGGGGTTCTTTGTCTGTTGGAGAAGTCCCTACTGAAGTACCTTTTTTCCCACAACGATATTTTATAGTTTATGATGTACCGTCAAGAGAGTTACGAGGCGAGCATGCGCATAGAGAATGTGAGCAATTTCTTATTTGTTTACATGGTTCTTGTCGTGTACTTCTCGATAACGGGAAAGATCGTTGTGAAGTTATCTTAGATAGGCCAGATATGGGAGTTTATATGCCAGCTATGATATGGGGCACACAGTATCGTTACAGTGAAAATGCAGTATTACTTGTTTTTGCATCTATGGCATACAATTCTGATGATTATATTAGATCCTATAACGAATTTGTTGCATTAAAAAACAACCATTTATTGAGACATTAA
- a CDS encoding dTDP-4-dehydrorhamnose 3,5-epimerase, whose amino-acid sequence MKSSSLPSDILVTPLKRISHPQGDILHIIQIGSPGTSLIKEVYASHIHKNETKGWKRHLQLPLNIVVIAGKINFSFADNRNKDVATSYSNLLLSPSENHSRITIPPLIWVSFTGLHDFNILINSIPELHNPEEAENLPLSTFPFHDVE is encoded by the coding sequence ATGAAAAGTTCCTCTCTCCCTAGTGATATCTTAGTCACTCCTTTAAAACGTATTTCCCATCCGCAGGGAGATATTTTACATATTATCCAAATCGGATCGCCTGGTACTTCGCTCATAAAGGAAGTTTATGCATCTCATATCCATAAAAATGAGACCAAAGGCTGGAAGCGTCATCTTCAACTCCCTCTCAACATTGTTGTTATTGCTGGAAAGATAAACTTTTCCTTTGCTGATAATCGCAATAAGGATGTTGCTACCTCATATTCTAATCTGCTGTTATCACCATCTGAAAATCATTCTCGGATTACAATCCCCCCATTGATTTGGGTTTCGTTTACAGGACTTCATGATTTTAATATTTTAATCAACTCTATTCCAGAGCTTCATAATCCCGAGGAGGCGGAAAATTTGCCCCTATCTACATTCCCTTTCCACGATGTCGAATAA
- a CDS encoding SDR family NAD(P)-dependent oxidoreductase, producing MITGCSKGIGLAVLSNQLRLGQIIIGISRSETMEIKELRDAYPDTFIFKQYDLCQALISSPSFFLNGVDKPSFNYCVLNAGIRSRVPIVEATNETYQRVIDVNSLSPLLMANQLAQINISKNKGLNVLFVSSIVGNLGFSELSTYATSKSALDGFMRSFAVEMAPFNIRANSIAPGFVKTSYYENFVKNKPDLYEWTLSRTPMNRWATSEEIAKCVQFLVSSDNSYMTGSTVYCDGGWTAS from the coding sequence TTGATTACTGGCTGTTCCAAGGGGATCGGTCTTGCTGTTTTGTCAAATCAATTAAGACTCGGCCAAATTATAATTGGAATAAGTAGATCTGAAACAATGGAAATAAAGGAGCTCAGAGATGCATATCCAGATACTTTTATTTTTAAACAATATGATTTATGTCAAGCTCTTATTTCAAGTCCTTCGTTTTTCCTTAATGGAGTTGATAAACCCTCTTTCAATTATTGCGTGTTAAATGCAGGCATCAGATCTAGAGTTCCTATAGTTGAAGCTACTAATGAAACATATCAGCGTGTTATAGATGTTAACTCGCTATCACCGCTTCTAATGGCAAATCAGTTAGCTCAAATAAATATAAGTAAAAATAAGGGCCTAAACGTTTTATTTGTCAGCTCAATTGTTGGAAATTTGGGATTTTCAGAGCTGTCAACCTATGCCACTTCCAAAAGTGCATTAGATGGATTTATGAGATCTTTTGCCGTTGAGATGGCGCCTTTTAACATTAGAGCAAATTCAATTGCACCAGGTTTTGTTAAAACAAGTTACTATGAAAATTTTGTAAAAAATAAGCCCGATCTTTATGAATGGACCCTGAGCCGCACACCTATGAATCGGTGGGCTACTTCGGAAGAAATTGCAAAATGTGTACAATTTTTAGTGTCTTCTGATAATTCATATATGACTGGATCTACTGTATATTGTGATGGTGGATGGACAGCTTCATGA
- the rfbF gene encoding glucose-1-phosphate cytidylyltransferase, whose protein sequence is MKVVIFAGGLGTRLSEETNLIPKPMIEINGKPILWHIMKIYEKYNHTDFVILVGYKSYFIKEYFVNYFLHQSDVTIDLATNNVSYISNTSEPWRVTLLDTGSDSQTGTRLLKAQKYIENEPFLLTYGDGLSDIDMNKQLEFHHSKNALVTMTAVQPAGRFGSFRADETTSQVSDFVEKPAGDGSWINGGFFICEPSILNHIPADKNVAFEDFPLQNIAKLGKLYSFYHNGFWKCMDTLRDKNELNELAMSSPCWLNNVV, encoded by the coding sequence ATGAAAGTAGTAATATTCGCAGGTGGGCTTGGGACACGTTTATCAGAAGAAACGAATTTGATTCCTAAACCGATGATAGAAATTAATGGTAAACCAATACTGTGGCATATTATGAAAATCTATGAAAAATATAATCATACTGATTTTGTCATACTCGTTGGCTATAAGTCATATTTTATCAAGGAGTATTTTGTTAATTATTTCTTGCATCAAAGTGATGTTACTATCGATTTGGCGACAAACAACGTTAGTTACATATCCAACACCTCAGAACCTTGGCGAGTAACTTTGCTTGATACAGGATCTGATTCTCAAACAGGTACTAGACTACTTAAGGCTCAAAAGTATATTGAAAATGAGCCTTTCCTTCTTACATATGGAGATGGCTTATCAGATATTGATATGAATAAGCAGCTTGAATTTCATCACTCTAAAAATGCGCTTGTCACTATGACAGCTGTCCAACCAGCTGGTAGATTTGGTTCATTTCGAGCAGATGAGACAACTTCACAAGTATCAGATTTTGTTGAAAAGCCAGCCGGCGATGGATCTTGGATAAATGGTGGATTTTTTATATGTGAGCCCTCTATACTCAACCATATACCTGCAGATAAAAATGTTGCTTTCGAGGATTTTCCTCTTCAAAACATCGCAAAACTTGGCAAGCTTTATAGCTTTTATCACAATGGTTTTTGGAAGTGTATGGATACTTTACGAGATAAAAATGAACTCAATGAGCTGGCTATGTCTTCACCATGTTGGCTAAACAATGTTGTTTAA
- a CDS encoding 3-dehydroquinate synthase family protein — translation MSDDLICTSFEATIGSDRYEVIVSNRSDEAVHSYLSAFSPKSIFIIADSYFKNSSVLPSRSFCDLLSDHCTYYVDGGVEMKSLKSLELICDQLFESSIPRDGVIVALGGGVVGDLAAMASSIYQRGMKLIHIPTTTTSMLDSSIGGKTGVNHKGQVNLLGTYHNPDALFCDSRFLRTLPQRDLIAGICESIKKSLISDYSAVDFFSSNSNKILALDPDALHKMICWSIKQKLFFVSSDFKESSTRLLLNYGHTFGQAFESFYGLYQDYLRHGEAVSLGICCAGYLTDKVFDNSQLNNLQAKLLSMYGLPCRISELSLPSLPLISQLTPLLKNDKKRVSTGNRFVLLEDIGRPHILSDVEDELLSEAFDVVLN, via the coding sequence ATGTCTGATGATTTAATTTGTACTTCATTTGAAGCTACTATTGGTTCCGATCGATATGAAGTAATAGTTTCCAATAGATCAGATGAAGCTGTACATTCATACCTCTCTGCATTTTCGCCGAAGTCTATATTTATTATAGCTGATTCTTATTTTAAAAATTCATCTGTCTTGCCAAGTCGGAGTTTCTGTGATCTCCTCTCCGATCATTGCACTTATTATGTTGATGGAGGCGTTGAGATGAAATCACTTAAATCTTTAGAGTTGATTTGTGACCAACTTTTCGAAAGCTCAATTCCTCGTGACGGAGTCATTGTTGCGCTTGGGGGTGGAGTTGTGGGCGATCTTGCTGCAATGGCCTCATCAATTTATCAACGAGGTATGAAATTAATTCATATACCGACAACGACTACTAGTATGCTTGACAGCTCTATAGGAGGCAAGACAGGAGTTAATCATAAAGGGCAAGTAAATCTTTTAGGAACATATCATAATCCTGATGCTTTATTTTGTGATAGCAGATTTTTGCGAACTTTGCCCCAGCGTGATCTTATAGCTGGTATTTGTGAGTCGATAAAAAAGTCGCTTATATCTGATTATTCTGCGGTTGACTTCTTTAGTTCTAATTCAAATAAGATATTAGCGTTGGATCCTGATGCCTTACATAAAATGATCTGCTGGAGCATTAAGCAAAAATTATTTTTCGTAAGTTCTGATTTCAAAGAATCTTCAACACGCCTTCTTCTCAATTATGGACATACCTTTGGACAAGCATTTGAGAGTTTCTATGGCTTATATCAAGATTATTTGAGACATGGTGAGGCTGTATCTCTAGGAATATGTTGTGCAGGTTACTTAACAGACAAAGTTTTTGATAACAGTCAACTCAATAATCTTCAAGCAAAACTATTGAGTATGTATGGTTTACCTTGTCGCATTTCGGAGCTATCATTACCCAGTCTTCCATTAATAAGTCAGCTTACCCCATTGCTGAAAAATGATAAAAAAAGGGTATCAACAGGGAATAGATTTGTTTTGCTCGAGGATATAGGCCGTCCTCATATACTTTCAGATGTTGAGGATGAGTTATTGTCTGAAGCTTTTGATGTGGTTCTTAATTAG
- the hisS gene encoding histidine--tRNA ligase, which yields MSQLQPLRGMVDLLPEQTHRWQAVEAVARALFQRSGVEEIRTPLLELTDLFARGIGQATDVVGKEMYSFLDRGDRSCTLRPEGTASVVRAAIQHGLLSQGAQKLWYSGPMFRYERPQAGRQRQFHQIGVEFLGVTSARSDVEVIALAWDFLGELGVSGLELQINSLGTLEDRQRYRHQLVNWLGARVDQLDADSQQRLSTNPMRILDSKNLKTQDLLSDAPTLQEALSEESSERFEAVQLLLNKLSIPFQLNPRLVRGLDYYCHTAFEITSDQLGAQSTVCGGGRYDGLVQQLGGPPTPAVGWALGMERLMLVLGAAALADADGIAARLTSYIAPDLYLVNRGKQAETFALRLARELRAAGVSVELDTSGAAFVKQFKRADRSGAAWAAVIGEEEVESGQMSLKPLLSQAKEHRVALNDLAAVLVILQAAI from the coding sequence GTGAGTCAGTTGCAGCCCCTTCGTGGCATGGTCGACCTCTTGCCCGAACAGACTCACCGTTGGCAAGCGGTAGAGGCTGTAGCTCGTGCCCTTTTCCAGCGCTCTGGGGTCGAGGAGATTCGGACGCCTTTGCTTGAGCTGACTGATCTCTTTGCACGCGGGATTGGTCAAGCCACTGACGTGGTGGGCAAGGAGATGTATTCCTTTCTTGACCGTGGCGATCGCTCCTGCACCCTTCGCCCTGAGGGAACCGCCTCGGTTGTTCGTGCTGCCATACAACATGGCTTACTGAGTCAGGGAGCTCAGAAGCTTTGGTATTCAGGGCCCATGTTTCGCTATGAGCGTCCTCAGGCCGGCCGCCAGCGCCAGTTTCATCAGATCGGTGTTGAATTTCTTGGTGTGACTAGTGCCCGTAGTGATGTAGAGGTGATCGCCTTGGCTTGGGATTTTCTTGGTGAACTGGGTGTATCCGGTTTGGAACTCCAGATCAACAGCCTTGGCACTCTGGAAGATCGTCAGCGCTATAGGCACCAGTTAGTGAACTGGCTAGGTGCACGAGTGGACCAATTGGATGCTGATTCCCAGCAGCGACTGTCTACTAACCCTATGCGCATACTTGACAGCAAGAATCTCAAGACTCAGGACTTGCTCTCAGATGCACCCACATTGCAAGAGGCCTTGAGCGAGGAAAGTTCAGAGCGCTTTGAAGCTGTGCAGCTTCTTCTGAATAAGCTGTCGATTCCGTTCCAGCTCAACCCTCGACTTGTTCGTGGACTTGATTATTACTGTCATACTGCTTTCGAGATCACTAGCGATCAGCTCGGCGCTCAGTCAACGGTTTGCGGCGGTGGTCGATACGACGGTTTGGTTCAGCAGCTGGGCGGCCCTCCCACGCCTGCGGTGGGTTGGGCGTTGGGAATGGAGAGGTTGATGCTGGTGTTGGGGGCCGCGGCATTAGCGGACGCTGATGGGATTGCTGCGAGACTCACGTCTTATATCGCTCCGGACCTTTACCTCGTGAATCGCGGCAAACAAGCTGAGACTTTTGCTTTGAGGTTGGCTAGGGAATTGCGAGCTGCAGGGGTCTCAGTTGAGCTTGATACTTCAGGTGCTGCTTTCGTGAAGCAATTCAAACGTGCGGACCGAAGTGGTGCTGCATGGGCAGCAGTAATCGGTGAAGAAGAGGTTGAATCAGGTCAAATGAGCCTTAAGCCCTTGCTAAGCCAGGCTAAGGAACACCGTGTTGCTTTGAATGATCTGGCGGCAGTTTTGGTTATCTTGCAAGCCGCGATTTGA
- a CDS encoding formyltransferase family protein — MPKYHICIAGKNQIAVDALLYLISKGWGERLMVCPNKNDTGNSNWQPSLARFAGEFSIPIVTLEEAQKINNLVFISLEFDRIIRPAQFASQRLYNIHFSELPAYKGMYTSALPLLHGCERSGVTLHEIDPGIDTGNIVAQKKFDINNNWNCRELYFAYMSHGFTLFCGNFDKLVANHPVASIPQPSIGSTYFSKNSINYRDIVIDTKDTAFGIVRQLKAFSFREYQVPKIEGMSVGAWSILPSKSSEYPGTILEKSDNNCILSTIDYDLKVLRFTDWDWFNLVDFNTRDCDPSSINILDKMGWSPLIRAVYKGDISLCKLLLRCGADPNVTNLNGTTPLMYSFACNNRSAAEKTSQLLIAHGAKINEQDKFNKALRDYDPAAFHFAESCLNSINNNS; from the coding sequence ATGCCAAAATATCACATATGTATTGCAGGTAAAAACCAAATTGCAGTTGATGCATTGCTTTATCTGATTAGTAAAGGATGGGGTGAACGATTAATGGTTTGTCCTAATAAGAATGATACGGGAAATTCAAATTGGCAACCATCGCTAGCACGATTCGCCGGTGAATTTTCCATACCTATTGTTACTCTTGAAGAGGCTCAGAAAATTAATAATTTAGTGTTTATTTCACTTGAATTTGATCGAATAATAAGACCTGCACAGTTTGCATCTCAAAGACTTTACAATATACATTTTTCAGAATTGCCCGCTTATAAGGGTATGTATACATCAGCTCTTCCTTTACTTCATGGCTGCGAGCGCTCTGGTGTTACGCTACATGAAATAGATCCGGGTATTGACACTGGAAATATTGTTGCCCAGAAAAAATTCGATATCAACAATAATTGGAATTGTAGGGAGCTTTATTTCGCATATATGAGTCATGGCTTTACTCTTTTCTGCGGGAATTTCGATAAGTTAGTGGCAAACCATCCAGTAGCATCAATACCACAGCCATCTATAGGCTCGACATATTTTTCAAAAAATTCTATTAATTATCGAGATATTGTTATTGACACTAAAGATACCGCATTCGGAATTGTTCGGCAGTTAAAAGCATTCTCATTTCGTGAGTATCAAGTTCCTAAAATTGAAGGTATGTCTGTTGGCGCGTGGAGTATACTTCCTTCCAAGAGTTCTGAATATCCTGGAACTATCTTAGAAAAATCAGATAATAATTGTATTTTATCAACAATAGACTATGATCTTAAAGTATTGAGGTTTACAGATTGGGACTGGTTTAATCTTGTAGATTTCAATACACGAGATTGCGATCCATCTTCAATTAACATTCTAGATAAAATGGGTTGGTCACCATTAATTCGTGCAGTTTACAAGGGCGATATATCTTTGTGCAAACTTCTTTTAAGATGCGGGGCTGATCCCAATGTAACAAACTTGAATGGTACAACTCCGCTAATGTATTCATTTGCATGTAATAATAGAAGCGCTGCCGAAAAGACCTCGCAATTGTTAATTGCTCATGGAGCTAAAATCAACGAACAAGACAAATTTAACAAAGCCCTGCGTGATTACGACCCAGCCGCATTCCATTTTGCCGAATCCTGTCTAAACAGTATAAATAATAATTCTTGA
- a CDS encoding DegT/DnrJ/EryC1/StrS aminotransferase family protein → MSNSSSFVPFLNLKSSYEELRSEIDSAIQRVLDSGWYVLGPEVEAFELEWAHYCGSKYSVGLSSGLDALHLAISALGIGAGDEVIVPSNTYIATWLAVSSNGAIPVPVEPNPKTYNIDTEKIEAAISSRTKAILPVHLYGQPADLDPIITIAKKNNLYVIEDAAQAHGALYKGKRIGTHGDIICWSFYPGKNLGAFGDAGAITTNNIKYADRIRVLRNYGSREKYKNEILGFNSRLDPIQAAILRVKLRVLDDWNSRRHLIAKQYIKLLDNTEFITPLISSCSKSAWHLFVIRHPNRNAIQDKLSQAGIGSLIHYPIPPHLQECYKANYSLKSYPIAECLSNEILSLPIGPHLTNSQVSDICRNLVLNTN, encoded by the coding sequence ATGAGCAACTCATCATCCTTCGTTCCTTTTTTAAACTTAAAATCTTCATATGAAGAACTTAGATCTGAGATTGATTCTGCTATTCAACGTGTGCTGGATAGTGGTTGGTATGTTCTTGGTCCAGAAGTTGAAGCATTTGAGCTGGAATGGGCTCATTACTGTGGCTCTAAATACTCAGTTGGACTATCTTCTGGATTAGACGCCTTACATCTAGCAATCTCTGCTCTTGGAATTGGAGCCGGAGATGAAGTAATAGTCCCATCAAATACTTATATTGCAACTTGGCTCGCTGTCAGCTCTAATGGTGCAATACCCGTTCCAGTTGAGCCTAATCCTAAAACATATAATATTGATACTGAAAAAATTGAAGCTGCAATTTCTTCTCGTACTAAGGCGATTTTACCAGTTCACTTGTACGGTCAACCAGCTGATCTTGATCCGATCATAACTATTGCCAAAAAAAATAATTTATATGTTATTGAAGATGCAGCTCAAGCACACGGCGCTTTATATAAAGGCAAGAGAATTGGTACTCATGGTGATATCATTTGTTGGAGTTTTTATCCAGGTAAAAATCTTGGTGCTTTCGGTGACGCAGGTGCTATTACTACTAACAATATAAAATATGCGGATCGAATTAGAGTACTTAGAAACTACGGAAGCCGTGAAAAGTATAAAAATGAGATTTTAGGTTTCAATTCTCGTTTAGATCCCATTCAAGCGGCAATTTTGCGAGTAAAGCTTCGTGTTTTAGATGATTGGAATTCACGACGACATCTAATTGCCAAGCAGTACATAAAGCTTCTTGATAATACTGAATTCATAACACCATTAATTTCCTCATGCTCAAAATCTGCGTGGCATTTATTTGTGATTCGCCATCCTAATCGTAATGCTATTCAAGACAAACTTAGTCAAGCCGGTATTGGCTCGTTAATTCATTATCCAATACCTCCTCACTTGCAGGAATGTTATAAAGCTAACTATTCGTTAAAAAGCTATCCCATTGCGGAGTGTCTTTCTAATGAGATTTTAAGTTTACCTATTGGGCCTCATCTAACTAATTCTCAAGTTTCAGACATATGCCGGAATCTAGTACTAAACACCAATTAG
- the kdsB gene encoding 3-deoxy-manno-octulosonate cytidylyltransferase, whose translation MDSFMNKSTLALIPSRLASRRLPGKPLLEICGMPMIVHVAKRAQLSKSIDKVYVCTDSTEIAEVCSKFNISVKITRGSYNNGTERIADVAKEFPDSFIVDVQGDEPLINPDNIDEVVEFAKSSSKKPDIVIPTIQEQYSSGDSVVRVISSTSNRVMYLTRAMTPHPFRNRPQFIQKHLSVICFRPTILEKFSALPVSKLESFEDVELLRAIENDMNVYSLPLVANSFSVDIHDDVARVKLAMVNDPILLEYQ comes from the coding sequence ATGGACAGCTTCATGAATAAATCAACATTAGCTTTGATTCCTTCACGACTAGCTTCAAGGAGATTGCCAGGAAAACCGTTATTAGAGATTTGTGGAATGCCTATGATTGTGCACGTGGCAAAGAGAGCTCAATTATCTAAGTCTATTGATAAAGTTTATGTTTGTACTGACAGTACTGAAATTGCTGAAGTATGCTCAAAATTTAACATATCTGTCAAAATTACGCGGGGAAGTTATAATAATGGTACAGAGAGAATTGCAGATGTTGCTAAAGAATTTCCTGACAGTTTTATTGTCGACGTTCAAGGAGATGAGCCCTTAATTAATCCGGACAATATCGACGAAGTAGTTGAATTTGCTAAATCTAGTAGCAAGAAGCCTGATATCGTAATTCCTACGATCCAAGAGCAATATTCTTCTGGTGATTCGGTGGTCAGAGTTATTTCTTCGACTAGTAATCGTGTGATGTACCTTACACGCGCTATGACTCCACACCCATTTAGAAACAGGCCTCAATTTATCCAAAAACACTTGTCAGTCATTTGTTTTAGGCCAACAATATTAGAAAAGTTTTCAGCTTTGCCAGTTTCAAAATTAGAGTCTTTTGAAGATGTTGAATTATTGAGAGCTATTGAAAATGACATGAATGTCTACTCCCTTCCTTTAGTTGCTAATTCATTTTCAGTAGATATTCATGATGATGTAGCTCGTGTAAAACTTGCAATGGTTAACGATCCAATCCTCTTAGAGTACCAGTAA